In Streptomyces paludis, the genomic stretch TCCGGTCGGGCGGACGGGCGGAGGACGGACGGGTCAGCGGAGCTGGGTGGGCCGTGGGCGCGTCGCGTAGAAGGCCACGGCCGACGCCGCCGCCACATTGAGCGAGTCGACACCGGCGTCCATCGGGATACGGACATGCTCATCGGCCTCGGCGAGCACCCCGGGGGTGAGACCGGCCCCCTCGGTGCCGAAGACCAGGGCGAGCCTGGCGTCGTCCCGCGCGGCCAGCTCGTCCAGGGTGATCGCCCGGTCGCTCAGACAGAGCGCGGCGACCGTGAAGCCCGCCGAGCGCAGCGTGCCCACCTCCCCGGGCCAGGACTCCAGCCGGGTCCACGGCACCTGGAACACCGCGCCCATCGAGACCTTCACGGAGCGCCGGTAGAACGGATCGGCACAGCGCGGCGAGAGAAGGACGGCGTCGACGCCCAGGGCGGCGGCGTTCCTGAAGGCCGCGCCCAGGTTGGCGTGGTCGACGATGTCCTCGAACACCGCGACCCGCCGCGCCGGGCGCAGCACCCCGTCCACCGCCGGCAGCGGCTTGCGCGCCATCGAGGCGAGGGCGCCGCGGTGCACGTGATAGCCCGTGACACGCTCCGCCAGTTCCGGGTCGACTACAAAGACCGGCGCGCTCGCCGCGTCGATGACATCCCGCAGCGGACCGATCCACTTCGCCGACAGCAGCATCGACCGCATCGTGTAACCCGCCTGTGCCGCGCGGCGGATGACCTTCTCCCCCTCGGCGATGAACAGCCCCTCGGCGGGTTCGCGGCGGCGGCGCAGCTCGACATCGGTCAGACCGGTGTAGTCGCGCAGCCGCGGGTCCTCGGGGTCCTCGACGGTGATGAGTTCGGCCACGGGTTGCTCTGCCTCGGGGGTGGTTGGTGGGGTGGGGGTGGGGGGCGTTTTCGGGTGGGCGTCGGTGTCAGCCGCCGTCTCCCAGCGCTACCACCTCGCCGATCACGATGACCGCCGGCGGCCGTACCCCCTCCGCCCGTACCACCTCCGCGACCGTCGCGAGCGTGGCGTCCACACGGCGCTGCGCCGCCGTCGTCCCCTCCTGGATCAGCGCGACCGGCGTCCCGGGCGCCTTGCCGTGCTCGACCAGCGCCCGCGCGATCGGGCCGATCTTGTCGACCCCCATCAGCACGACGAGTGTGCCGCGCAGCCGCGCGAGCGCCGCCCAGTCCACGAGCGAACGGGCGTCGTCCGGCGCGACATGGCCGCTGACCACGGTGAACTCGTGCGCCACCCCCCGGTGTGTGACCGGAATCCCCACGGCGCCCGGCACACTGATCGAGCTGGAGATCCCCGGCACGACCGTGCACGCGATCCCCGCCGCCGCGAGCGCGTGCGCCTCCTCCATACCCCGGCCGAACACGAACGGGTCCCCGCCCTTGAGCCGGACCACGGCCTTGCCCGCCCTGGCATGCTCGATCAGCGCCTCATTGATCGCCTCCTGCGCCATCGCCCGGCCGTACGGGATCTTCGCCGCGTCGATCACCTCGACGTGCGGCGGCAGTTCATCGAGCAGATCGCGCGGGCCGAGACGGTCCGCGATGACCACATCCGCCTGGGCGAGGAGCCTGCGGCCGCGGACCGTGATCAGATCCGGGTCGCCGGGGCCTCCGCCGACGAGGGCGACCGTGGGGGGCTGGGGGTTCTCGGGGGCCTCCCCGGCGCCGGTGCGGGTGTTGGTGGGAGTGGGGGCGCGGTGGCGCGGTGCCGCGAGCGTGCCGTCCCGCAGGCCCTCCACGACGGCGTCCCGCACCGCGGCGGAGCGGCGCGGGTCGCGGCCGGTGAGCACGGCGACGGTCACACCGTCGCTGCGGCCCGTCGCCGGGGTCCACGCCGTCGCGGCCTCCGCGTCGTCACTCCGTACGCACCAGACCCTCGCGCGCTCGGCCTCGGCGGAGGCGGTGCGGTTCGCGTCGGGGTCGCTGGACGCGACGAGCACGTACCACGCGCCGTCGAGGTCGCCCTCCTCGTAACGCCGCCGCTCCCAGCGGATCTCGCCGGCCGTCGCCATGGCCTCGACGGAGGGCTTCGCGGACGGCGACACCAGCACGATGTCGGCGCCGGCCGCGATGAGCGCCGGAAGCCTGCGCTGCGCGACCTGACCCCCGCCGACGACAACGACGCGCCGCCCGGCCAGACGGAGTCCTACGGGGTAGGCGGGGTGCGGGTCACGCGTGGGCGCGGTCTGGACGTGCTCGGCCATGTCGGCGGGGGCTCCTTGGGGGCGGGTCTGTTGGGGTCACTTTACGGTGGGGGGTCGCGTCTTGCGCCTCCCGGCTGGGGCCGTGGGTGCGGTGGTACCGGGGTGCGGCCGGTCGTTTCGTGCCGGGGGCCGGGGCGGGGTCGCCTCCCGGCTACGGGGCCGTGGTTTGTGGTTGTACGGGGTCCGGGCCGGCACGTCTGGTGCCGGGGGCCGGGGCACTCCGGAGGCGCATCCCCGGATGCATGATTTACGCCGCGTGCGGGCCGGTTCTTCGGCTGCGGACCGTACAGCGGCACAAATCACGCTCTACATCCGGGGACGTCACCTCCTGCGACCCCGGCCCCCTCCCGCCGGTGGGGGCGGGCGCCCAGACGTCCCGGGCTCGGCCCGAGGGGTCTGTGCGGGTCGTGAAGGGGGCACCGCAGGGGGTGCGTGTCCGGACGTAAAGCGCGATTTGTGCCGCTGAGCGAAACCCGCGGGTACGGTCCGGCCCGCACGCGGCGTAAATCGTGCAGTCCGGGCATGTGCCACCGGAGGGGACCCCGGCAACAACCCGCAGATTCCCCGCCGAGCCCCGCCCAAGACGTCCGAACCACGGCCCCTCGCCGGAAGGCGGCCCCGTGCAGTCCGGGCGCGTGCCACCGGAGGGGCACCCGGCGACAACCCGCACGTGTGCACCGGGCCCCGCCCAAAGACAAACCCCACGGCCCCGACCGGAGGTTATTTCTCTGTGACGCCTGCCGAGTCGAACGTCGCCACCTCGTGCATTGCGCGGGCCGCGCTCTGGATGACCGGGAGTGCCAGCAGCGCGCCCGTGCCCTCGCCCAGGCGGAGGTCCAGGTCGACCAGGGGGCGGAGGCCGAGTTTGTTGAGGGCTGCCACGTGGCCGGGTTCGGCGCTGCGGTGGCCCGCGATGCAGGCGGCAAGGGCCTCGGGGGCGATCGCCCGGGCGACCAGGGCCGCCGCGCCCGCGCTCACGCCGTCCAGCAGGACCGGCGTACGCATGGACGCGCCGCCGAGGAGGAAGCCGACCAGCGCGGCGTGCTCCAGGCCGCCGAGCGCGGCGAGGACGCCGATGGGGTCGGCCGGGTCCGGCTGGTGGAGGTCGAGGCCGCGGCGGACGACGTCGACCTTGCGCGCGTGCATCTCGTCGTTGATGCCGGTCCCCCGGCCGGTGACCTCCGCCGGGTCCTGGCCGGTGTAGACGCAGATCAGCGCGGCGGACACGGTGGTGTTGGCGATGCCCATCTCACCGGTGAGGAGCGCCTTGTTGCCGGCGGTCACCAGGTCGCGGGCGGTCTCGATGCCGACCTCGATCGCGGCGAGGACCTCCTCGCGGGTCAGCGCGGGGCCCGTCGTGAAGTCGGCGGTGCCGGCGCGGACCTTGCGCGGCAGCAGGCCGGACGTGGCCGGGAGGTCGCCCGCGACGCCGACGTCGACGACGCAGACCTCCGCGCCCACCTGGTTCGCGAAGGCGTTGCACACCGCGCCGCCGCCGAGGAAGTTGGCGACCATCTGGGCCGTGACCTCCTGGGGCCACGGGGTGACGCCCTGGGCGTGCACACCGTGGTCGCCGGCGAAGATCGCGACGGCCGCGGGCTCCGGGATGGGCGGCGGGCAGGTCCGGGAGAGGCCGCTGAGCTGTGCGGAGATGATTTCCAGCATGCCGAGCGCGCCGGCGGGTTTCGTCATGCGCTTCTGCCGCTCCCACGCCTCCCCCAGCGCCTTGGCGTCCAGCGGGCGGATCCCGGCGACCGTCTCGTTGAGCAGGTCGTGCGGGTCCTCGCCGGGCAGGGCACGGCGGCCGTACGTCTCCTCGTGGACAACCCAGGACAGCGGGCGCCGCTTGGACCAGCCGGCCTGCACCAGCTCGGGGTCCTCGGGGAATTCGTCGACGTAGCCGATGCACAGGTACGCCACGACGTCGAGGTGTTCGGGCAGTCCGAGGGCGCGGACCATCTCGCGCTCGTCGAAGAAGCTGACCCAGCCGACGCCGAGTCCTTCGGCGCGGGCCGCGAGCCAGAGGTTCTCGACGGCGAGCGCGGAGGAGTACGGGGCCATCTGCGGCTGGGTGTGCCGGCCGAGGGTGTGCCGGCCGCCGCGGGTCGGGTCGGCGGTCACGACGATGTTCACCGGCGTGTCGACGATCGCCTCGATCTTCAGTTCCTTGAACTGCTTGGCCCGCCCCTTGGGCAGCGACTTGGCGTACGCCTCGCGCTGCCGCTGCGCCAGTTCGTGCATGGACCGCCGGGTCTCGGCGGACCGGATGACGACGAAGTCCCAGGGCTGCGAGTGGCCCACGCTGGGGGCGGTGTGCGCGGCCTCCAGGACGCGCAGCAGCACCTCGTGCGGGATCGGGTCGGGGCGGAAGCCGTTCCGGATGTCCCGGCGCTCGCGCATCACCCGCAGGACCGCCTCGCGGTCGGCGTCGTCGTAGCCGGGCGCGGCGGCCGGGCGGGGTGCGGGGGCTTCCGCCTCCGCCTCCGCCTCGGGCTGGGGTTCAGTCTCGGGCTCGGCTTCGGGCTCGGCCGCAGGCTGTGCTTCCGCTTCCGGCTGCTCCTCGGCTACGGGCTCGGGGTCCGCGGGGGCGGCGAGTTGCTGTACGGGCTCGGGAGCGGGTTCCGGAGTGGCGGGCTGCTCCGGCTCGGGCGCGGGCGCGGCTTCCTGCGCGGGCTCGGGCTCGGGCTCGGGGGCCGGTTCGGGTACGGGCTCGGGCTCTGGGGCGGGCTCAGGGGCCGGTTCTGCCACGGCCGCGGGCTGCTCGGGCTCGGGGGCGGGCTCCTGCGCGGGCTCAGGGGCGGGTTCCGGCTCCGGCGCGGACTCGGCCTCGGGCGCCGGGGCGGGGGTCGGCTCGGGTTCCGGGGTCGGTTCCGGTTCCGGCTCGGGCTCGGGGGCCGGGGTCTCCTGTACGGGGGCCGGCTCCTCCGCCGGGGTCGGCTCCTCGGGTGCGGCTTCCGGTACGAGCACGGCTTCCGGCTCGGGGGCGGCTTCCGGCTCCGGCGTCGGGGCGGGCTCGGGCTCCGGGGCGGGCGCTTCGGCCGGGGTTTCCTGTACCGGCTCGGGTACGGGCTCCGGCTCGGGCTCGGGTTCGGGGGCCGCCGGGGGTGCCACCCGTACCGCCTGGGTCGGGGCGTCCGCCGGGCCGCGGTCGGCCAGCGAGCGCACCACGCCGCCCGTCGGGTCGGGCAGCGGCGGGCCGAGGTGCAGCGGCCTGCGGGCCGGGGCCGGTGTCTGCGGGGCCACCGGTGCCGGTGCCGGGGGCGGGATTCGGACGCCGGTGAGGTCCACCGAGCCGGTGTCCCGGCCGCCGGCCTCGTGCGCGTCCTGCTGCTGCTCCGCGACGGGCTCCGGGGCCGCCACGGGCTCCGGCGCGGGCACGGCCTCCGGGGCCGGTACGGGCTCGGGCGGCGCCACGGGGGCGGGCTCGGGCTGGGCCGCGTACTCGGGCTGGGCCTGGAACGCCTGCGGCGCCTCGTACATCTCCGGCGCCTGTTCCGCCGGCTGTTCTATTACTTCCGCCGCGGGCTGTTCGGGGACCGCGTACGCCTCGGGGGGCGCGTAGGCCGCCGGAGCCGGCGCGTATCCGTCCGGGGTTCCGTAGCCGGCCGGCGCGGCGTAGGCGGGTGCCTCGGCGGGGACGACCTGGGGGTCGTTCCAGCCGCCCTGCGCGCTCGGCATCAGCAGGATGTCCTCGTGCTCGGTCGTGGGCTCGGAGGGGTCGAGGTAGGTGTACGCGCCGGCGGCCGGGATGCCCGGCTGCTCCACCATGCCTGCGTTCTCCGGCAGTCCCTCGCCCGGGACCTGGCCGGTGTCAGTCATGCGTACCCCTCGCCCATGTGGTTGTGCTCCTTCGGCCCTTCAACCGGGGCGCCCGATCCGCGACGCTTCCGGCGCCCGTCATCAACAACGAGCGTGGGCGCCGCGCGGCACGCATGACGGCCTGCTGTGGGCCGCGCCACGTCGCGCGTCCCCCCGGTTACCGCTGTATCACATCAGCGGCCAAAACGGGCCCCTTTTCCGGACATTGACGAACGAAGCGACGAACGCCCGGCTGCGGTACAACGACGGGCCAGCCTACCTCGCGCGGCCCGGCGGCGGGGTCAGGGGCCGCTGTCCGGTCGTTGGCCGGAGACCAGGAAGACCACGGAGCGCTCGCGTTCGGACCAGGCGCCGGTGTCCAGCGCGACGGACTGGAGCAGGGCGCACTCCACGGTGTAACCGCCCTCCGCGAGGGCTCGTCCGACGGCCTCCGCCTCGTCCCTGGTGGCCGCGTGGGTGACGATGCGTTCGGGCCGGCGGTCGGCGCAGGCGATGACGACGTCGATGCCGCCGCCGCCGATCCGTACGACATCCGGCTCGGGCAGCCGCTCCAGTACGTGCGGCGCCCGGCCCTGGACCACCTGGAGCTGGACCCCGGCGCGGCGGGCCGCGGCGGCGGTGCTGGCGCAGGCGCCCGGTTCCTCGTCGACGGCGATGACGGCCGCGCCGAAGCGGGCGGCCTCGGCGGCGAGCGCGCCGCTGCCGGAGCCGATGTCCCAGATCAGGTCGCCGGTCCTGGCGCCGATCCGGGCGAGCTGGGCGGCGCGCAGCCAGGTGGACTCGCCCTCGTCGAGGGCGATGCCGTACTCCTCGGTGGGCAGGGCCCAGCCGCGCGCGGCCGGCGGGTAGCCGGGGTCGTGGCCCGCGATCCAGCCACCGGTCGGGGAGACGACCGTACCGACGCCGCCGATGACGATGACCACGTTGGGGTCGCGCCAGACGTGGTCGGCGACCTTGTCGGAGGTGAGGACGGCGACCTTCTCGCGCTCGGTGCCCAGCTCCTGGCAGATGACGAAGGTGCGGTGGATCCCGTCGAGGAGCAGCGCGAGTTCGGCGGGGCCGGCGCCCGGGGAGGTGAGGACGGCGACCTTGGTGTGCGCGCGGCACACGTTGACGACACGGCGGAGCGTACGGCGGTGGGCGACGACGACCTGGGCGTCGTCCCAGGCCATGCCGGCCCGGGCGAAGGCGCTGGCCACGGAGGAGACCGCGGGGACGACTTCGACCTCCAGGCCGTGTTCAGGGGCGCGCAGGGTCCGTACGACGCCGAAGAAGCCGGGGTCGCCGTCGGCGAGGACGACGGCGCTGCCGCGGTGGCCGGCGATCCGGCGGGCGGCGAGGCCGATCGAGCCGAGGCGTACGCGCTCCGCGTCGGCGGGTACGTCGGCCAGGGCGAGGTGGTGTCCGGCCCCGGCCACCAGGGTGGCTGCCGCGAGGGCGGACCTGGCGGCGGCGCCGAGGGGCGAGCCGTCCCAGCCGATCACCGTGACGCGGTCGGCCATGGTTGTCGGTCTCCTGGAGTCGCGGGCGGGTCGTCGCTGGTGAGAGTACCCGGCGACGGACGGGTAAGTCCGACGTAACGGCGTCCGTCCCTCGGCGCTTCCCCGCGGACGGGACTTCGGGCGTGTCCGTCCAGGAAAGTGCGGGTCAGTTCCAGTCGGTGAAGGAGGCGTAGCCGCCGGCGTCGGCCATCTGTTCGGCGATGCCTTCGAGGTCCTCGGGCAGCAGGCTCCAGACGATCAGGTCGGTGCGGATGTCGGTCCAGCCGCCGTCCTCGGTCTGGGTGCGCGCTATCCAGGCGTTGCGCAGGACGCCCTCGCTGATGCAGCCGATCTTCTGGGCGACCTGCTGGGAGGCGGTGTTGTCGGCGGCGGTGCGCACTTCGATGCGTTCGAACTTCTGGTCGCGGAAGAGCCATTGGGCGACGGCGAGCGCGGATTCGGTGGCGTAGCCCTCGCCGCGGGCCCAGGGGGCGGTGACGTAGGCGGCCTCGGTGGCGAGCGCGTGCCAGTTGGTGTTGCGCAGCCGGACGACGCCGACGAGGCGCTGGGTGAGGAACTCGGTGACGGCCCAGGCGATGCCGTGGCCGCTGAGCCGTTCGGCGGGGGCGATGGTGTCGACCCATGCCTCGGCGTGCCGCTGGGTGTACGGGTGGGGCACGGGGGTCCAGGCGGTGACCATCTCGTCGTTCATCATCTCGATGTGCGCCGGGATGTCCGCCGCTTCGAAGGGGCGCAGCACCAACCGCTCCGTACTGATGGAGATGTTGGGGAAGGTGCCAGCCATGCGCCGCTCCGTAACCTCGGGATCGTTCGGGCCCGCGCAGTTCCTTCGGGCCTGCTGAACTGCCCAGCATGGCAGTACGCGTGAGCCGGACGTGCCACGGGGTCCGCACCGGGTGAGGGCGCGGACCCCGTACGGTGACAAAGGTGGTCAGCCTGTGCGGGTCAGCCCGAAGTGACCGGCAGGACCGAGCCCTTGTAGGTGTCCTGGATGAACTTCTTGACCTCGGGCGAGGTGAGGAGCTTCACGAGTTTCGCGACGCGCGGGTCGTTCTCGTTCCCCTTCTTGACGGCGAGGACGTTCGCGTAGGGGTTGTTCTTCGGGGACTCCACCAGGATGGCGTCCTTGGCGGGGCTGAGTCCGGCGTCCTGCGCGTAGTTGTTGTTGATGACGGCGGCGTCCACGTCGTCGAGGGAGCGCGGCAGCTGGGCGGGTTCCAGCTCCTTGAACTTCAGCTTCTTGGGGTTGGCCGTGATGTCCGCGGGGGACGCGGTCGTGCCCGCGCCGTCCTTGAGCGTGATGAGGCCCTTGGCGGCGAGGAGTTTGAGGGCCCGGCCCTCGTTGGTGGTCTCGTTGGGTACGGCGACGGTGGCCCCGTCCGCGAGCCGGGCGATGTCGGTGATCTTCTTCGAGTACAGGCCCATGGGCGGCAGATACGCCTGGACGACCGGCACCAGGTCGGTGCCCTTGGAGCTGTTGAACTCGTCGAGGAAGGGCTCGTTCTGGTAGAGGTTCGCGTCGAGCGAGCCCTCCTGGAGCGCGGTGTTCGGCAGGACGTAGTCCGTGAACTCCTTGATCTCCAGCTTGAGTCCCGCCTTCTCGGCGAGGTCCTTCTTGATGTACGAGAGGACCTCGCCGGCCGGCACGGCGGTGGCACCGACGACGAGGGTGTCGCTGTCACCGCCGCCCGCTCCGGAGCCGGAGTCCGAACCGCAGGCGGTCAGGCCGAGGCCGAGGGCCAGGGCGGCGGCTGCCGCCGGGATGACGGACTTGCTGCGCATGGTGGGCCTTTCTCCGGAGTCGGCGGGGTGGGTCAGAAGGACGGGATGACGGAGCCGTCGTACTTGTCCTCGATGAACTTCTTGACCTCGGGCGAGGTGAGGAGCTTGGCGAGCTTCTCGACGCGCGGGTCCTTCTCGTTGCCCTCCTTGACGGCCAGGAAGTTGCCGTAGGGGTTGTCCTTCGGGGACTCCAGGACGAGGGCGTCCTCGGCGGGCTTGAGGTCGGCGGAGATGGCGTAGTTGCCGTTGATCACCGCGGCGTCCACGTCGTCCAGGGAGCGCGGGGTCTGGGCCGCCTCCAGCTCCTTGAACTTGAGGTTCTTGTCGTTCTTCGCGATGTCCTTGATGGTCGCGTCGTTGCCCGCGCCGTCCTTGAGGGTGATGATCCCGTTGGCGGCGAGGAGCTTGAGCGCGCGGGCCTCGTTGACCGTGTCGTTCGGGACGGCGATGGTGGCGCCGCTCTTCAGCTCGTCCACACTCTTGATCTTGCTGGAGTAGAGGCCGAGCGGCTCCAGGTGGACCGTGACGACGGGCACGATGTGGGTGCCGTTCTTCTTGTTGAAGTCGTCGAGGTACGGCTGGTTCTGGAAGTAGTTGGCGCCGACGGAGCCGTCCTCGGTGGCGGTGTTCGGGAGGACGTAGTCGCTGAACTCCTTGACCTCCAGATCGAGTCCGGCCTTCTCCGCCAGGTTCTTCTTGACGAAGTTCAGGATCTCGGCGTGCGGGGTGGGGCTCGCGGCGACGATGAGCGGGCCGCTGCTGTCGGAGGCGGAGCCGGAATCCTTGTCCGAGCCGCAGGCGGTGAGGCCGAAGGTCAGGGCCCCGGCGGCGAGAACGGCTGTGGTGATCTTGGCAGCATTACGCACGAAAAGTGCCTTTCCTGAGGATGTGTCGGCCCAGCGCTCGGCGGGACCCGGCGCGGCGCGCCGTCGTGGAAGGTGTGAGAGGTGGGGGGTGGGGGCGGGGAGGGAGGAGGGAAGAGGTGGGAGGTGTGAGGGGCCGGGCGGCGGTCAGGCCGCCTTGCCGGCGTCCGCCGTGGCCGGCTCCCCGGCCTTGAGCGGCCGGAGCTTCGGCGCCTTCCCGGCGTGTCCGCCGCGTCGGCGCAGCCTGCGGGCGGCGTAGTCCCCGGCGAACTGGATGAGGGAGATGACCACGGCGAGGATCGCCACGGTGATCCACATCATTCCGGTCTCGAACCGCTGGTAGCCGTAGCGGATGGCGATGTCGCCGAGTCCGCCCGCGCCGACGGTGCCCGCCATCGCCGAGTAGCCGATGAGGGCGACGACGGTGGTGGTGGCGGAGGAGATCAGCGAGGGCAGCGATTCCGGTACGAGGACCTTGCGGACGATGGTCCAGGTGCTGCCGCCCATGGACTGCACGGCCTCGACGAGCCCGCCGTCCACTTCGTGGACAGCCGTCTCGACCAGGCGCGCGAAGAACGGGATGGCGCCGACCGCGAGGGGGACGATGGCGGCCTCGCGGCCGATCGTGGTCCCGGTGATCAGCCGGGTGAAGCCCATCAGCGCGACCATCAGGATGATGAAGGGCATCGAGCGGGCGACGTTCACGATCTGCCCGATGATCCGGTTGGTCACGGTGTTCTGGAGCAGTCCGCCGCGGTCGGTGAGGACGAGCAGGATGCCGAGCGGCAGTCCGCCGACGACCGCGATGACGGTGGACCAGCCGACCATGTAGAGCGTGTCCCAACACGCCTGCGTGAGCAGGGGCTGCATCTCGGACCAGGTCACTGGGCACCGTCCTTCACGGGTTCGGGCGCCTGGCCCGGGACTTCGATCTGGAGCCCCTGCTCGCGCAGGAATCCGATCGGCACGACGTTCTCCTCGAAGCGGCCGGGCAGCTCGATGCGCATCCGGCCGATCTGCTTGCCACCGACGGTGTCCATCGCGGCGCCGAGGATCGAGATGTCGATGTTGTAGACGCGCGCGAGCTGTGAGATCACGGGCTGGGTCGCGGCGTCGCCGTGGAAGGTCACATCGACGACGGTGCGGTCGTCGCCGGATGCCTCGCCGCTGACCGGGAAGAGCGCCGCGGCCAGCGCGGAGCCGGGGGTGGCGAGCAGTTCGGCGACCGTGCCCGACTCGACGATCCGGCCCTGCTCCATGAGCGCGGCGGAGTCGCAGATGGTCTTGACGACGTCCATCTCGTGCGTGATGAGCAGCACGGTCAGGCCCAGCTGCCGGTTGAGGTCGCGCAGCAGCTGGAGGATCGAGCGGGTGGTCTCGGGGTCGAGGGCGCTGGTCGCCTCGTCGGAGAGAAGCACCTTGGGGTCGCCGGCCAGGGCGCGGGCGATACCGACGCGCTGCTTCTGGCCGCCGGAGAGCTGGGCGGGGTAGGCCCCGGCCTTGTCGGCGAGGCCGACCAGGTCGAGCAGTTCGAGGGCGCGGCGGGAGCGCTCCTGGCCGGAGATGCCGAGGATCTCCAGCGGGAGTTCGATATTGCCCTTGACCGTGCGCGAGGACAGCAGGTTGAAGTGCTGGAAGACCATGCCGATCGAGCTGCGGGCGCGGCGCAGCTCCTTGCCGGCCCGGCGGCCCCGGCCGGCGAGGGCGGTGAGGTCCTGGCCGGCCACGGTCACCGTGCCCGAGGTGGGGCGTTCGAGGAGGTTGACGCAGCGGATGAGCGAGGACTTCCCGGCGCCGCTCTGTCCGACGACGCCGAAGACCTCGCCCTCGCGGACGTGCAGGTCGACTCCGTCGAGGGCGATGACCTCACGGTCGCGCGCGGCGGACCGGTAGACCTTTGTCAGGCCCGTAGTGGTGATCACAGGGTTTCCGTCACTGTCGAGTGCGCGGCGAGGGGTGTGCCGGGCACGGGGCATTCGTCATGGCCACGTCGCACGCTGATGCGGTGGGTGACCGTGGGCAGCGGTACGCGGGTCGGGCCGGTTCGCGGGCGGCCGGGCGCGGAAGCGCGGCCGGGCCCTCGACGCGTACGGGCCGACGCGACCGCGGGGGCGGCGTCGGGCGGCTCGCTTCGGGGCGCGAGGCTCAGGCGGGGGCCCTCAGCGGGCGCACATTCGACACAGACAACGAGCACCGGGCGTGGTGATCGCCTCGGTCGCGGAAGCGCGGTAGCTCGTCGTGGTCATGGGGTAAGTAAATCAGACATCAGGACCGCCGATCGAGGGTTGTCCATATACCGGGACCATTTGTCGCGGTATATGGACAGGGGCTGGGGTCGCCGGCCTCGGCGGGCGCGTTCAGCCGGCCGTTCGGATCTCCACTCCCCCGGCGGTGACCCGCACCGACAGGGCGGAGAGGTCGGGGACGACCAGATCGGCGAGCAGCTCGGCGCGCTCGTGCGTTGTGGTCAAGGCCACGCTCCTCATTCCGGCCGCGCGCGCCGAGGCCAGCCCCGCCGGGGCGTCCTCGAAGACCACACAGCGGGCCGGGTCCACACCGAGCCGCGCGGCCCCGAGCAGATACGGCTCCGGGTCGGGCTTGCCGCGGGTGATGTCGTCGGCGGTGATCAGCGTCTTGGGCCGGATACCGGCCTCGGCGAGCCGTGCCTCGGCCAGCCGCCGGCCCGCGG encodes the following:
- a CDS encoding MetQ/NlpA family ABC transporter substrate-binding protein, giving the protein MRNAAKITTAVLAAGALTFGLTACGSDKDSGSASDSSGPLIVAASPTPHAEILNFVKKNLAEKAGLDLEVKEFSDYVLPNTATEDGSVGANYFQNQPYLDDFNKKNGTHIVPVVTVHLEPLGLYSSKIKSVDELKSGATIAVPNDTVNEARALKLLAANGIITLKDGAGNDATIKDIAKNDKNLKFKELEAAQTPRSLDDVDAAVINGNYAISADLKPAEDALVLESPKDNPYGNFLAVKEGNEKDPRVEKLAKLLTSPEVKKFIEDKYDGSVIPSF
- a CDS encoding methionine ABC transporter permease, translating into MTWSEMQPLLTQACWDTLYMVGWSTVIAVVGGLPLGILLVLTDRGGLLQNTVTNRIIGQIVNVARSMPFIILMVALMGFTRLITGTTIGREAAIVPLAVGAIPFFARLVETAVHEVDGGLVEAVQSMGGSTWTIVRKVLVPESLPSLISSATTTVVALIGYSAMAGTVGAGGLGDIAIRYGYQRFETGMMWITVAILAVVISLIQFAGDYAARRLRRRGGHAGKAPKLRPLKAGEPATADAGKAA
- a CDS encoding methionine ABC transporter ATP-binding protein produces the protein MITTTGLTKVYRSAARDREVIALDGVDLHVREGEVFGVVGQSGAGKSSLIRCVNLLERPTSGTVTVAGQDLTALAGRGRRAGKELRRARSSIGMVFQHFNLLSSRTVKGNIELPLEILGISGQERSRRALELLDLVGLADKAGAYPAQLSGGQKQRVGIARALAGDPKVLLSDEATSALDPETTRSILQLLRDLNRQLGLTVLLITHEMDVVKTICDSAALMEQGRIVESGTVAELLATPGSALAAALFPVSGEASGDDRTVVDVTFHGDAATQPVISQLARVYNIDISILGAAMDTVGGKQIGRMRIELPGRFEENVVPIGFLREQGLQIEVPGQAPEPVKDGAQ
- a CDS encoding HAD family hydrolase; this encodes MTIHAEALLFDNDGTLVSSLASVTRCWSRWAQEYGVTPEDFARVGLHGRPAAEIVADLVPAAGVAAAVARIEQLEVDDVAGGVELLPGTAELLAALPAERWAVVTSAGRRLAEARLAEAGIRPKTLITADDITRGKPDPEPYLLGAARLGVDPARCVVFEDAPAGLASARAAGMRSVALTTTHERAELLADLVVPDLSALSVRVTAGGVEIRTAG